A single window of Synechococcus sp. CBW1004 DNA harbors:
- the ald gene encoding alanine dehydrogenase, with the protein MASIGVPTEIKRDEQRVALTPDAVRELVGQGMEVRIQEGAGLGAGLTDEAYRAAGARLVSREQAWDAHLVVKVKEPQPEEFTFLRPDLVLFTYLHLAAYPHVGRALLEAGTTALAYETVQLEDGSLPLLAPMSEVAGRLAAQVGARLLEKPQGGRGVLIGGCTGVQPARVVVLGAGSVGWNAARLAAAMDAEVFLLDRSPQRLRELEADRRGRLVSLVSSGSLIERLVPTADLLIGAVLLPGGRAPTLVSEDLVQRMRPGSVIVDVAIDQGGCIATSRETSHTDPVFTLHGVQHYAVGNMPGAVPFTSTEALVSVTLPYIQVMAGRGLIEAVTDRPELLSGLNTVDGAVCHPGVAKALGVPTRHPMACLR; encoded by the coding sequence ATGGCATCCATCGGCGTCCCCACCGAGATCAAGCGCGACGAGCAGCGGGTGGCGCTCACCCCAGATGCCGTCCGTGAGCTGGTGGGCCAGGGGATGGAGGTGCGCATTCAGGAGGGTGCCGGCCTCGGTGCCGGCCTGACTGATGAGGCCTATCGCGCTGCCGGCGCCCGGCTGGTTAGCCGCGAGCAGGCCTGGGATGCCCATCTGGTGGTGAAGGTGAAGGAGCCGCAGCCCGAGGAGTTCACCTTCCTGCGGCCCGATCTGGTGCTGTTCACCTACCTGCACCTGGCCGCCTATCCCCATGTGGGCCGTGCCCTGCTGGAGGCCGGGACCACCGCGCTCGCCTACGAGACGGTGCAGCTCGAGGACGGCAGCCTGCCCCTGCTGGCGCCGATGAGCGAGGTGGCGGGACGCCTGGCGGCCCAGGTGGGTGCCCGGCTGCTGGAGAAACCCCAGGGCGGCCGCGGTGTGTTGATCGGCGGCTGCACCGGTGTGCAGCCGGCCCGCGTGGTGGTGCTCGGCGCCGGCAGTGTCGGCTGGAATGCCGCTCGCCTGGCCGCCGCCATGGATGCGGAGGTGTTCCTGCTCGATCGCTCTCCCCAGCGCCTGCGTGAGCTGGAGGCCGACCGTCGCGGCCGCCTGGTGAGCCTGGTGAGCAGCGGCAGCCTGATCGAGCGGCTGGTGCCCACGGCTGATCTGCTGATCGGTGCCGTGCTGCTGCCCGGCGGTCGCGCACCAACGCTGGTGAGCGAGGATCTGGTGCAACGCATGCGCCCCGGCTCGGTGATCGTCGATGTGGCGATCGATCAGGGTGGCTGCATCGCCACCAGCCGCGAGACCAGCCACACCGATCCGGTGTTCACGCTGCATGGGGTGCAGCACTACGCCGTCGGCAACATGCCCGGTGCTGTGCCCTTCACCTCCACCGAGGCGCTGGTCAGCGTCACCCTGCCCTACATCCAGGTAATGGCCGGCCGGGGTCTGATCGAGGCGGTCACCGATCGGCCCGAACTGCTGTCAGGTCTGAACACCGTCGATGGCGCCGTCTGCCATCCCGGTGTGGCAAAGGCCCTGGGGGTGCCCACCCGCCATCCGATGGCCTGCCTGCGCTGA
- a CDS encoding DUF3326 domain-containing protein encodes MAETPSLPTLLVIPTGIGCELGGYAGDGLPAARLLAGASGCLITHPNVMNAASLYWSDRRIHYVEGWALDRFAAGQLALAPRASQRIGVLFDAGIEPELLLRHRQVIDACRASLGLRIGPILQSDAPLGVSLQLAESGSSWGTIVRPDALLRAGERLVAAGATAIAVVARFPDDPDSEALAAYRSGSGVDALAGAEAVISHLLVQHLGIPCAHAPALEPPPLDPDLDPRAAAEELGHTFLPCVLVGLSRAPDLRAVDAPGPGWLHGRDLGAVVAPAGAMGGAAVLACAERGVPLIAVDNPCLLEVTAEALGLEATHARSYAEAAGLVLALREGIDPASLRRPLSNAAATT; translated from the coding sequence ATGGCAGAGACACCTTCCCTGCCCACCCTGCTGGTGATCCCCACCGGCATCGGCTGCGAGCTGGGCGGTTATGCCGGTGATGGGCTGCCGGCCGCGCGCTTGCTGGCAGGCGCCAGCGGCTGCCTGATCACCCATCCCAACGTGATGAATGCAGCCTCCCTCTACTGGAGCGACCGGCGCATCCACTACGTGGAAGGCTGGGCCCTCGATCGCTTCGCGGCCGGGCAGCTGGCCCTGGCCCCCCGCGCCAGCCAGCGCATCGGGGTGCTGTTCGATGCCGGGATCGAACCAGAGCTGCTGCTGCGCCACCGCCAGGTGATCGATGCCTGCAGGGCCAGCCTGGGCCTGCGGATCGGGCCGATCCTGCAGAGCGACGCGCCGCTGGGCGTGAGCCTGCAGCTGGCCGAGAGCGGCAGCAGCTGGGGCACGATCGTCCGTCCCGACGCCCTGCTGCGCGCCGGTGAGCGGCTGGTGGCGGCCGGTGCCACCGCCATCGCCGTGGTGGCCCGCTTCCCCGATGACCCGGACAGCGAGGCCCTGGCGGCCTACCGGAGTGGATCAGGCGTTGATGCCCTCGCCGGTGCCGAAGCGGTGATCAGCCACCTGCTGGTGCAGCACCTGGGCATCCCCTGTGCCCATGCACCGGCGCTGGAGCCGCCGCCCCTCGACCCCGATCTCGACCCGAGAGCGGCTGCCGAGGAGCTGGGCCATACCTTCCTGCCGTGCGTGCTGGTGGGTCTCAGCCGCGCCCCGGATCTGCGGGCCGTGGATGCACCAGGTCCGGGATGGCTGCATGGCCGCGACCTGGGTGCCGTGGTGGCACCCGCAGGCGCCATGGGCGGGGCAGCGGTGCTGGCCTGCGCGGAGCGCGGCGTGCCGCTGATCGCGGTGGACAACCCCTGTCTGCTGGAGGTCACGGCCGAGGCCCTGGGCCTGGAGGCGACGCACGCCCGCTCCTACGCCGAGGCCGCCGGGCTGGTACTGGCGTTGCGGGAGGGGATCGATCCGGCGAGCCTGCGGCGGCCGTTGAGCAACGCAGCGGCCACCACCTGA
- a CDS encoding 2Fe-2S iron-sulfur cluster-binding protein, which translates to MVPRDDNPVSDAPTFQIKATINGVEHSFGGRADQTVLAAAEAAGVMLPSSCCSGVCTTCAAMVRSGTVHQPDAMGVKAELQEQGYALLCVAYPRSDLDVLAGQEDALYEAQFGQYQK; encoded by the coding sequence ATGGTCCCCAGAGACGACAACCCGGTGTCCGACGCGCCCACCTTCCAGATCAAGGCCACCATCAACGGGGTGGAACACAGCTTCGGCGGCCGCGCCGATCAGACGGTGCTGGCGGCCGCCGAGGCGGCCGGGGTGATGCTGCCGAGCTCCTGCTGCTCGGGGGTGTGCACCACCTGCGCCGCCATGGTGCGCAGCGGCACGGTGCATCAGCCCGACGCCATGGGCGTCAAGGCGGAGCTGCAGGAGCAGGGCTACGCGCTGCTGTGTGTCGCCTATCCCCGCAGCGACCTTGACGTGCTGGCAGGCCAGGAGGATGCCCTGTACGAGGCCCAGTTCGGCCAGTACCAGAAGTGA
- a CDS encoding orange carotenoid-binding protein, which produces MFTLDRATRIFPETRSADAVPALTARFQLLSAEDQLALIWFAYLEMGKTITIAAPGAARMQFAEPVLTRIRAMNFAEQSQVMCDLANHANTEIGRWYASWSVNIKLGFWYQLGVWMEQGIVAPIPEGYQLSANAAAVLTSLKVIDKGQQITVLRNFVVDMGYDPDKIDASTRVSEPVVAPTAPEQRAKVSIEGISNATVESYMNLLNANDFDNLIDLFLPDGALQPPFQRPIVGREAVLRFFREDCQNLVLIPERGVSEPSDGGFTQIKVTGKVQTPWFGAGVGMNVAWRFLLDPEQKIYFVAIDLLASPADLLQFAR; this is translated from the coding sequence ATGTTCACTCTTGACAGGGCGACACGCATTTTTCCTGAGACCCGCTCGGCCGATGCGGTGCCCGCGTTGACGGCCCGCTTCCAGCTCCTGAGCGCCGAGGATCAGCTGGCGCTGATCTGGTTCGCCTACTTGGAGATGGGCAAGACCATCACCATCGCCGCGCCGGGTGCCGCGCGCATGCAGTTCGCCGAGCCGGTGCTCACCCGCATCCGCGCCATGAACTTCGCGGAGCAGAGCCAGGTCATGTGTGATCTGGCCAATCACGCCAACACCGAGATCGGGCGCTGGTATGCCTCGTGGTCGGTGAACATCAAGCTTGGCTTCTGGTATCAGCTCGGGGTGTGGATGGAGCAGGGCATCGTCGCCCCCATTCCCGAGGGTTATCAGCTCTCAGCCAACGCAGCTGCCGTGCTCACCTCGCTGAAGGTGATCGACAAGGGCCAGCAGATCACCGTGCTGCGTAATTTTGTCGTCGACATGGGTTATGACCCTGACAAGATCGACGCCTCCACGCGGGTGAGCGAGCCCGTGGTGGCCCCTACCGCTCCGGAGCAGCGGGCGAAGGTCTCAATCGAGGGCATCAGCAATGCCACGGTCGAGAGCTACATGAACCTGCTCAACGCCAACGACTTCGACAACCTGATCGATCTGTTTCTGCCCGACGGCGCCCTGCAGCCGCCGTTCCAGCGCCCGATCGTCGGTCGTGAGGCCGTGCTGCGCTTCTTCCGCGAAGACTGCCAGAACCTGGTGCTGATTCCGGAACGGGGCGTGAGTGAACCCTCCGACGGTGGTTTCACCCAGATCAAGGTCACCGGCAAGGTGCAGACGCCCTGGTTCGGAGCCGGCGTGGGCATGAATGTGGCCTGGCGTTTCCTGCTGGATCCGGAGCAGAAGATCTATTTCGTCGCCATTGATCTGCTGGCTTCTCCGGCCGATCTGCTCCAGTTCGCCCGTTGA
- a CDS encoding fatty acid desaturase, with product MSGCRTLSALEHTPPPGEPRFFPQGLLWALAIVTAWVVSLLMLLVLPLQGPGLPPLAWLPLILIRTFLQTGLFIVGHDAMHGSLLPASTRWNERIGRLVLALYAGLPWEPSCRKHHNHHQAPGSLLDPDHQGARPGGPVRWYGRFMASYLSVNQLAGLIGAWLVALLLLRPLTPHPLAGLLLVWILPLVLSSLQLFVVGTYLPHRQGEGRSVDRHRAASLPWPETLSLLACYHFGYHWEHHRHPQLPWYSLPAARRLMTVPGGGPSPLAPLVSRR from the coding sequence TTGAGCGGATGCCGCACCCTGTCGGCACTGGAGCACACGCCACCCCCCGGTGAGCCTCGCTTCTTTCCGCAGGGTCTTCTCTGGGCGCTGGCGATCGTGACGGCCTGGGTCGTCAGCCTGCTCATGCTCCTGGTGCTGCCGCTTCAGGGGCCAGGGCTGCCGCCGCTGGCGTGGCTGCCGCTGATCCTGATCCGGACCTTTCTGCAGACGGGCCTGTTCATCGTCGGGCACGACGCCATGCATGGCTCCCTGCTGCCCGCATCAACGCGCTGGAATGAGCGGATCGGGCGTCTGGTGCTCGCCCTCTATGCAGGACTGCCCTGGGAGCCCTCCTGCCGCAAGCACCACAACCATCACCAGGCTCCCGGCAGCCTCCTGGATCCGGATCATCAGGGCGCCCGGCCAGGGGGGCCGGTGCGCTGGTACGGGAGGTTCATGGCCTCCTATCTGAGCGTCAACCAGCTGGCCGGCCTGATCGGGGCCTGGCTGGTGGCGCTGCTGCTGCTGCGTCCGCTCACCCCCCATCCGCTGGCAGGCCTGCTGCTGGTCTGGATCCTGCCGCTGGTGCTCAGTTCCCTGCAGCTGTTTGTGGTCGGCACCTATCTGCCCCATCGGCAGGGGGAGGGCCGCAGCGTCGATCGCCACCGTGCGGCCAGCCTGCCGTGGCCGGAAACCCTCTCCTTACTGGCCTGTTATCACTTCGGCTACCACTGGGAGCATCACCGCCATCCCCAGCTGCCCTGGTACAGCCTGCCGGCCGCACGACGGTTGATGACGGTTCCAGGCGGCGGGCCCTCTCCGCTCGCGCCGCTCGTGAGCCGCCGATAG
- a CDS encoding putative 2OG-Fe(II) oxygenase yields MPTPPPLPLPGGALQLQPLFPLALGLVQLPCDPLDTALQMQAIGELQDGAASNPDPGCAWTGDLNGVWQLHRHPVFAPLLTAVSSHAHAYLEGLGFDRSRVALHIQRCWPVVSAFGQVVGRHHHPNAHLSAVIYLNGDGSGRSGCLRFFPPHQPNELVPGLAVGHDGPIRPDAATAARWNAPWFDVAPQAGRLVLFPSSVDHAVLENEDPDDNRLSISLDLVLTAPASEAGTPPEYLAPHPSDWQALG; encoded by the coding sequence ATGCCCACGCCGCCGCCGCTCCCACTGCCCGGGGGCGCCCTTCAACTCCAGCCCCTGTTCCCGCTGGCGCTGGGCCTGGTGCAACTGCCATGCGACCCGCTCGACACGGCGCTGCAGATGCAGGCGATCGGCGAGCTGCAGGATGGAGCGGCCTCGAATCCCGATCCCGGCTGCGCCTGGACCGGCGATCTCAACGGTGTCTGGCAGCTGCACCGGCACCCCGTCTTCGCGCCGCTGCTCACAGCCGTGAGCAGTCATGCCCATGCCTACCTGGAGGGACTGGGCTTCGATCGATCCCGGGTCGCCCTGCACATCCAGCGTTGCTGGCCGGTGGTGAGCGCGTTCGGCCAGGTGGTGGGCCGCCACCACCATCCCAACGCCCACCTGAGCGCCGTGATCTACCTCAACGGCGACGGCAGCGGCCGCAGTGGTTGCCTGCGTTTCTTCCCGCCGCACCAGCCCAACGAGCTGGTGCCGGGCCTGGCGGTGGGCCATGACGGGCCGATCCGCCCGGACGCCGCCACCGCCGCCCGCTGGAACGCCCCCTGGTTCGATGTCGCCCCGCAGGCGGGCCGGCTGGTGTTGTTCCCCTCCAGCGTCGATCACGCCGTGCTGGAGAACGAGGATCCCGACGACAACCGCCTCTCGATCAGCCTCGATCTGGTACTGACCGCGCCGGCGTCGGAAGCAGGGACACCCCCGGAATACCTGGCGCCCCACCCATCCGATTGGCAGGCACTGGGGTGA
- a CDS encoding F0F1 ATP synthase subunit gamma, translating into MANLKEIRDRISSVKNTRKITEAMRLVAAAKVRRAQEQVLRSRPFADRLARVLQNLQTRMRFEIADAPLLDQREVQTITLLAVTGDRGLCGGYNANIIKRTEQRFAELKGQGYEVDLVLMGRKAITYFQNRASQYKIRATFTGLEQVPTAAEANQIANEVLAEFLSGSTDRVEIIYTKFINLVSSQPVVQTLLPLDPQGIAVEDDEIFRLITRDGRLGVEVGKVESSQAPLQSDFVFEQNPEQLLNALLPLYLSNQLLRSLQEAAASELASRMTAMNNASDNAKALAKTLTLDYNKARQAAITQEILEVVGGASAM; encoded by the coding sequence ATGGCCAATCTCAAGGAGATCCGCGACCGGATCAGTTCGGTCAAGAACACCCGCAAGATCACCGAGGCCATGCGTCTGGTGGCCGCCGCCAAGGTGCGGCGGGCCCAGGAACAGGTTCTCCGCAGCCGCCCCTTTGCCGACAGGCTGGCGCGGGTGCTGCAGAACCTGCAGACCCGCATGCGTTTCGAGATCGCCGACGCCCCGCTGCTCGATCAGCGTGAGGTGCAGACCATCACCCTGCTGGCGGTCACCGGTGATCGGGGTCTGTGTGGCGGCTACAACGCCAACATCATCAAGCGCACCGAGCAGCGTTTCGCTGAACTCAAGGGTCAGGGCTATGAGGTGGATCTGGTGCTGATGGGCCGCAAGGCCATCACCTATTTCCAGAACCGCGCCTCCCAGTACAAGATCCGGGCCACCTTCACCGGCCTCGAGCAGGTGCCCACAGCCGCGGAAGCCAACCAGATCGCCAATGAGGTGCTGGCTGAATTCCTCTCCGGCAGCACCGATCGGGTCGAGATCATCTACACCAAGTTCATCAACCTGGTGAGCTCTCAACCCGTGGTGCAGACCCTGCTTCCCCTCGATCCCCAGGGCATCGCCGTGGAGGACGATGAGATCTTCCGCCTGATCACCCGCGACGGCCGCCTTGGCGTCGAAGTGGGCAAGGTGGAGAGCAGCCAGGCACCGCTGCAGTCCGATTTCGTGTTCGAGCAGAACCCGGAGCAGTTGCTCAATGCCCTCCTGCCCCTGTATCTGTCCAACCAGCTGCTGCGCTCCCTCCAGGAAGCCGCCGCCAGTGAACTGGCGAGCCGGATGACGGCCATGAACAACGCCAGCGACAACGCCAAGGCACTCGCCAAGACGCTGACGCTCGATTACAACAAAGCCCGCCAGGCGGCCATCACCCAGGAAATCCTGGAAGTGGTGGGTGGCGCCTCCGCGATGTGA
- the atpA gene encoding F0F1 ATP synthase subunit alpha, producing MVSIRPDEISAILKQQIADYDKSVSVSNVGTVLQIGDGIARIYGLEQVMAGELVQFEDGTEGIALNLEEDNVGAVLMGEGRGIQEGSTVRASGKIASVPVGDAMLGRVVNALGRPIDGKGEIATSETRLIESMAPGIIQRKSVHEPMQTGITAIDAMIPIGRGQRELIIGDRQTGKTAIAIDTIINQKGEDVVCVYVAVGQKAASVANVVEVLRERGALDYTVVVAANASEAAALQYLAPYTGAAIAESFMYKGKATLVIYDDLTKQAQAYRQMSLLLRRPPGREAYPGDVFYCHSRLLERAAKLSDAMGKGSMTALPIIETQAGDVSAYIPTNVISITDGQVFLSSDLFNSGLRPAINVGISVSRVGGAAQTKAIKKIAGTLKLELAQFDELAAFSQFASDLDAATQQQLARGKRLRELLKQPQFSPLNLAEQVAVVYAGVKGLIDDVPVDKVVQFARELREYLKSSKPEFITKVMSEKQLGDEAEAMLKDAIKEVTSSMLAAA from the coding sequence ATGGTTTCCATCCGCCCCGACGAGATCAGCGCGATCCTCAAACAGCAGATCGCGGACTACGACAAGTCGGTTTCGGTCAGCAACGTCGGAACCGTGCTGCAGATCGGCGACGGCATCGCCCGCATCTACGGCCTGGAGCAGGTGATGGCCGGTGAACTCGTCCAGTTCGAGGACGGCACCGAAGGCATCGCGCTGAACCTGGAGGAGGACAACGTCGGCGCCGTGCTGATGGGCGAGGGCCGCGGCATTCAGGAGGGCAGCACCGTTCGGGCCAGCGGCAAGATCGCCTCGGTGCCGGTGGGTGACGCCATGCTCGGCCGCGTGGTGAACGCCCTCGGCCGGCCGATCGACGGCAAGGGTGAGATCGCGACCAGCGAGACCCGCCTGATCGAGTCGATGGCGCCCGGCATCATCCAGCGCAAGTCGGTGCATGAGCCGATGCAGACCGGCATCACCGCCATCGACGCGATGATCCCCATCGGCCGCGGCCAGCGCGAGCTGATCATCGGCGACCGCCAGACCGGCAAGACCGCCATCGCGATCGACACGATCATCAACCAGAAGGGCGAGGACGTCGTCTGCGTCTACGTGGCCGTGGGTCAGAAGGCCGCCTCCGTCGCCAACGTGGTGGAAGTGCTGCGCGAGCGGGGCGCCCTCGACTACACCGTGGTCGTCGCCGCCAACGCCTCCGAGGCCGCTGCCCTGCAGTACCTGGCGCCCTACACCGGCGCGGCGATCGCCGAATCGTTCATGTACAAGGGCAAGGCCACCCTGGTGATCTACGACGACCTCACCAAGCAGGCCCAGGCCTACCGCCAGATGTCGCTGCTGCTGCGTCGCCCGCCCGGTCGTGAGGCCTATCCCGGCGACGTGTTCTACTGCCACAGCCGTCTGCTGGAGCGCGCCGCCAAGCTCTCCGACGCCATGGGCAAGGGTTCGATGACGGCCCTCCCGATCATCGAGACCCAGGCCGGTGACGTTTCGGCCTACATCCCCACCAACGTGATCTCGATCACCGATGGTCAGGTGTTCCTGAGCTCCGACCTGTTCAACTCCGGCCTGCGGCCGGCCATCAACGTCGGCATCTCGGTGAGCCGCGTCGGCGGTGCCGCCCAGACCAAGGCCATCAAGAAGATCGCCGGCACCCTGAAGCTGGAACTGGCCCAGTTCGACGAACTGGCCGCCTTCTCCCAGTTCGCCTCTGACCTCGACGCCGCCACCCAACAGCAGCTGGCCCGCGGCAAGCGTCTGCGCGAGCTGCTCAAGCAACCGCAGTTCAGCCCCCTGAACCTGGCCGAACAGGTCGCCGTCGTCTATGCCGGCGTCAAGGGTCTGATCGATGACGTGCCCGTCGACAAAGTGGTGCAGTTCGCCCGTGAACTGCGCGAGTACCTCAAGAGCAGCAAGCCTGAGTTCATCACCAAGGTGATGAGCGAGAAGCAGCTCGGCGACGAAGCCGAGGCCATGCTCAAGGACGCCATCAAGGAGGTCACCTCCTCGATGCTCGCCGCAGCCTGA
- the atpH gene encoding ATP synthase F1 subunit delta, which produces MPLLNTITSPWAEAFLQVTESRGETEQVIEQVRSLLHLWESSPELRHAMSSPVLEVEGKKAALERLFGSELAPSLLNLLRLLADRQRISLLDDVLNRVLELYRDQNDIALATVTSAVPLSEEQQSQIGEKARVVAGTRKVEIQQKVDPALIGGFVLSVGSKVIDASLAGQVRRLGLELARVS; this is translated from the coding sequence ATGCCGCTCCTCAACACCATCACCTCTCCCTGGGCCGAGGCCTTCCTGCAGGTCACCGAGAGCCGTGGCGAAACCGAGCAGGTCATCGAGCAGGTGCGCTCGCTGCTCCACCTGTGGGAGAGCTCGCCTGAACTCAGGCATGCCATGTCCTCGCCGGTGCTCGAGGTCGAAGGCAAGAAAGCCGCGCTCGAACGGCTGTTCGGCTCCGAACTCGCCCCCAGCCTCCTGAATCTGCTGCGTCTGCTGGCTGACCGCCAGCGGATTTCGCTGCTGGATGACGTGCTCAACCGCGTGCTGGAGCTCTACCGCGATCAGAACGACATCGCGCTGGCCACCGTCACGTCCGCCGTGCCGCTCAGCGAAGAGCAGCAGAGCCAGATCGGCGAGAAGGCCCGCGTCGTGGCCGGCACCCGCAAGGTGGAGATCCAGCAGAAGGTGGATCCTGCCCTGATCGGTGGTTTCGTGCTCAGCGTCGGCTCCAAGGTGATCGACGCCAGCCTGGCCGGCCAGGTCCGACGCCTGGGTCTCGAGCTGGCCAGGGTCAGCTAG
- a CDS encoding F0F1 ATP synthase subunit B, producing the protein MVPLSPLVPLLGSHGGFGLNFNPFETNIINLAIVIAGLVWFLRGFLGGILERRRAAILADLKDAEDRLAAAAAALAEVQNGLADSQARAERIRADGQARAQAIRLESEKRTVEEMARIKQASASDLDSEAARVTAQLRREAARLAIEKALATLPGRLNDEAQTRLIDQSIQSLGNA; encoded by the coding sequence ATGGTCCCCCTGTCTCCCCTGGTCCCGCTGCTGGGCTCCCACGGCGGTTTCGGTCTGAATTTCAACCCGTTCGAGACCAACATCATCAACCTGGCGATCGTGATCGCCGGTCTTGTGTGGTTCCTGCGCGGTTTCCTTGGCGGGATCCTCGAACGTCGCCGGGCCGCGATCCTGGCCGACCTCAAGGACGCTGAAGATCGGCTCGCCGCCGCTGCCGCCGCCCTCGCCGAGGTGCAGAACGGCCTGGCCGACTCCCAGGCCCGGGCCGAGCGGATCCGCGCCGACGGTCAGGCACGCGCCCAGGCCATCCGTCTCGAGAGCGAGAAGCGCACGGTTGAGGAAATGGCCCGCATCAAGCAGGCCTCTGCTTCCGATCTCGATTCCGAGGCCGCCCGCGTCACCGCCCAGCTGCGCCGCGAGGCCGCCCGCCTGGCCATCGAGAAAGCGCTCGCCACCCTGCCGGGCCGCCTCAATGATGAGGCGCAGACCCGTCTCATCGACCAGTCCATCCAATCCCTGGGGAATGCCTGA
- a CDS encoding F0F1 ATP synthase subunit B', whose protein sequence is MTSWLLLAEAGAKEGGLFDLDATLPLMALQVVILTFILNSLFFRPVGKAVEDREGYIATSRAEAKQKLAQAERLEAELKEQLKEARQLSQKLILEAEQESDRLYREALAVATAESNASREQARREIDSQRTTALQQLSGDASQLATQIVDRLLSAS, encoded by the coding sequence ATGACCAGCTGGCTACTGCTTGCCGAAGCAGGCGCAAAGGAGGGAGGTCTCTTCGACCTCGACGCCACCCTGCCTCTGATGGCGCTGCAGGTGGTGATCCTCACCTTCATCCTCAATTCCCTGTTCTTCCGCCCCGTCGGCAAAGCCGTCGAGGACCGTGAGGGCTACATCGCCACCAGCCGGGCCGAAGCCAAGCAGAAGCTGGCCCAGGCCGAGAGGCTCGAAGCTGAACTCAAGGAGCAGCTCAAGGAAGCGCGCCAGCTCTCCCAGAAGCTGATCCTCGAGGCCGAACAGGAATCCGACCGCCTGTACCGCGAGGCTCTGGCGGTGGCCACCGCCGAGTCGAACGCCAGCCGTGAGCAGGCCCGTCGCGAAATCGACAGTCAGCGCACAACCGCTCTGCAACAGCTGAGTGGCGATGCCAGTCAGCTCGCCACCCAGATCGTCGACCGTCTCCTCTCCGCATCCTGA
- the atpE gene encoding ATP synthase F0 subunit C, whose amino-acid sequence MDSITSAASVVAAGLAVGLGAIGPGIGQGTAAGGAVEGIARQPEAEGKIRGTLLLSLAFMEALTIYGLVVALVLLFANPFAG is encoded by the coding sequence ATGGATTCGATTACTTCCGCTGCGTCTGTTGTGGCTGCTGGTCTGGCTGTCGGCCTCGGCGCCATTGGTCCTGGCATCGGTCAGGGCACCGCTGCCGGCGGCGCTGTCGAGGGCATCGCCCGTCAGCCGGAAGCCGAAGGCAAGATCCGCGGCACCCTGCTGCTCTCCCTGGCCTTCATGGAGGCTCTCACCATCTACGGCCTGGTGGTCGCTCTGGTGCTCCTGTTCGCCAACCCGTTCGCCGGCTGA
- the atpB gene encoding F0F1 ATP synthase subunit A, with translation MVPLPLSLPFAELEVGQHLYWQLGNLKIHGQVFLSSWVVIGALLAVVIVGTRKMERDPSGVQNLLEFLWDYVRDLAREQIGEKAYRDWLPFIGTLFLFIFVSNWGGALIPWKIIHLPSGELGAPTADINTTIALALLVSLAYFYAGLSRKGFRYFEYYVEPTPIMLPFKIVEDFTKPLSLSFRLFGNILADELVVAVLAFLVPLIVPLPAMFLGLFTSAIQALIFATLAAYYIGEAVHEEHH, from the coding sequence ATGGTTCCGTTGCCCCTCTCCCTCCCCTTCGCCGAGCTCGAAGTCGGCCAGCACCTCTACTGGCAGCTCGGCAATCTCAAGATTCATGGCCAGGTCTTCCTGAGCTCCTGGGTCGTCATCGGTGCCTTGCTGGCGGTGGTCATCGTCGGCACTCGCAAGATGGAGCGTGATCCCTCCGGCGTGCAGAACCTGCTGGAGTTTCTCTGGGATTACGTGCGCGATCTCGCCCGTGAGCAGATCGGCGAAAAGGCTTATCGCGACTGGCTGCCTTTCATCGGCACTCTGTTCCTGTTCATCTTCGTCAGCAACTGGGGCGGCGCCCTGATTCCCTGGAAGATCATCCATCTCCCCAGTGGTGAGCTGGGCGCTCCCACAGCCGACATCAACACCACCATCGCCCTGGCGCTGCTGGTGTCTCTGGCTTACTTCTATGCCGGCCTGAGCCGGAAAGGCTTCCGTTACTTCGAGTACTACGTGGAGCCGACTCCGATCATGCTGCCATTCAAGATCGTCGAGGACTTCACGAAGCCTCTGTCACTGTCCTTCCGTCTGTTCGGCAACATCCTCGCTGACGAACTGGTGGTTGCTGTGCTGGCGTTCCTGGTTCCCCTGATCGTGCCCCTTCCGGCCATGTTCCTGGGACTGTTCACCAGCGCTATTCAGGCCCTGATCTTCGCCACCCTTGCCGCTTACTACATCGGCGAAGCGGTGCACGAAGAACACCACTGA